One window from the genome of Echinicola vietnamensis DSM 17526 encodes:
- a CDS encoding GntR family transcriptional regulator yields MEFNESRNIFLQIADWLCDQILREKFPPGERVPSVRELAEEMEVNRNTVMRTYSILQDQGILDNKRGIGFFVADNAPQKIHKRQKADFLAHELPQLIHRVKVLGLSAMDLKPLLKIIDENNHKIEHDGKRHTGE; encoded by the coding sequence ATGGAATTCAACGAATCCAGAAATATCTTCCTTCAGATCGCAGACTGGCTCTGCGACCAGATCCTGCGGGAAAAATTCCCCCCCGGGGAAAGGGTCCCTTCCGTCCGCGAACTGGCAGAAGAAATGGAAGTCAACCGTAACACGGTCATGCGCACTTACAGCATTCTGCAGGACCAAGGAATCTTGGACAACAAACGTGGCATTGGCTTCTTCGTGGCAGACAATGCCCCGCAAAAAATCCATAAACGGCAAAAGGCGGATTTTCTAGCGCATGAACTTCCCCAACTGATCCACCGAGTAAAAGTCCTTGGACTTTCCGCGATGGACCTAAAACCACTTTTGAAAATTATAGATGAAAACAATCATAAAATCGAGCATGACGGAAAACGTCACACTGGGGAATGA
- a CDS encoding ATP-binding cassette domain-containing protein, whose amino-acid sequence MILLNQMSFAYRKQAPLFDQMDWKVQPGQVIGLLGKNGAGKSTLMRLLAGLLQPTSGDIQINGYRPFGRSPLFLQELILLPEENFLPEKNTMQRYIGSLAPFYPRFDREKMNQLQRDFDLPYDQKLGNMSFGQRKKFLIAFAISSGCKLLLLDEPTNGLDIPSKSLFRKIVTANIEEDQTVIISTHQVKDVENLIDRAVIVNHGKVIFDEEILHISDQWYFGFGPQADENSIYVEKSMGGYHYVAQLTSPQQPSQISLELLFNAVINDSLHTTNPVNV is encoded by the coding sequence ATGATTTTGTTAAACCAAATGAGTTTTGCTTATCGTAAGCAGGCTCCACTTTTCGATCAAATGGACTGGAAAGTCCAGCCTGGTCAGGTCATTGGACTCCTTGGGAAAAACGGTGCCGGGAAATCCACCTTGATGAGGCTTTTAGCAGGATTGCTGCAACCTACATCCGGTGACATCCAGATCAATGGATATCGCCCCTTTGGTCGCTCTCCCCTTTTCTTGCAAGAGTTGATTTTACTACCTGAGGAGAATTTTCTACCAGAAAAAAACACCATGCAGCGGTACATAGGCTCACTAGCACCTTTTTATCCCCGCTTCGACAGAGAAAAGATGAACCAGTTGCAAAGGGATTTTGACTTGCCCTATGATCAGAAGCTCGGGAACATGTCCTTTGGCCAAAGGAAGAAATTCTTGATTGCTTTTGCCATTTCTTCGGGCTGCAAGCTTCTGCTGCTGGATGAGCCTACCAATGGCTTGGACATCCCTTCCAAAAGTCTCTTCCGAAAGATAGTTACTGCCAATATCGAGGAGGATCAGACGGTCATCATCAGCACGCATCAAGTGAAGGATGTCGAAAACCTCATTGACCGGGCAGTCATTGTCAACCATGGAAAGGTAATCTTCGATGAGGAAATACTCCATATCAGTGACCAGTGGTATTTTGGTTTTGGGCCACAGGCAGACGAAAACAGCATTTACGTGGAAAAAAGCATGGGAGGCTACCATTACGTGGCTCAACTAACATCCCCCCAGCAGCCCTCCCAAATTTCTTTGGAATTGCTCTTTAACGCTGTCATCAATGACAGCCTCCACACTACTAACCCTGTAAACGTCTAA
- the cobT gene encoding nicotinate-nucleotide--dimethylbenzimidazole phosphoribosyltransferase — protein sequence MMTFCIPELNRSLEGSLKQKIDLKTKPIGALGDLESLALRIGLIQQSLSPSLNNPHILVFAGDHGIAKENLVNPYPQEVTYQMVMNFLEGGAAINVFARQHQLALEVIDAGVNHDFGDQPHLIHAKIAKGTANYLNGPAMTLAQCQQAMQKGAELVDQVYQRNCNVIGFGEMGISNTSSAALIMHTIMGLPLEDCVGKGTGANNSLQKTKLQTLDKVIHQHNRIDKKNPIQILSTFGGFEIAQLCGAMLQAASRGMIILVDGFITSAALLIAEAIDAHVLSYCIFTHCSDEKGHAAMLDHFKAIPLLQLGMRLGEGSGAALAYPIVASACAFLNEMASFDSAGVSKENQ from the coding sequence ATGATGACATTTTGCATTCCTGAACTAAACCGATCACTCGAAGGGTCGTTGAAGCAAAAAATCGACCTTAAGACCAAGCCCATCGGAGCGCTTGGGGACTTGGAAAGTCTTGCGCTTCGCATTGGCTTGATCCAGCAATCGCTCAGTCCATCGCTAAACAATCCCCATATCCTGGTATTTGCTGGGGATCACGGGATCGCCAAGGAAAACCTGGTCAACCCCTATCCCCAAGAAGTTACCTACCAAATGGTCATGAACTTCCTAGAGGGAGGTGCTGCCATCAATGTTTTTGCCAGGCAACACCAGTTGGCGCTAGAAGTCATCGATGCTGGGGTCAACCACGATTTTGGTGATCAACCCCATTTGATCCATGCCAAAATAGCCAAAGGCACGGCCAATTACCTGAACGGTCCTGCCATGACCCTAGCGCAATGCCAACAGGCCATGCAAAAAGGAGCCGAGCTGGTGGACCAGGTGTATCAGCGCAACTGCAACGTGATTGGCTTCGGGGAAATGGGCATTAGCAACACCTCTTCTGCGGCATTGATCATGCATACGATAATGGGGCTGCCACTGGAAGATTGTGTCGGGAAGGGCACTGGTGCTAACAACTCCCTACAAAAAACGAAACTTCAAACGCTGGACAAAGTTATTCATCAACATAATCGAATCGATAAGAAAAATCCAATTCAAATTTTAAGTACCTTTGGTGGCTTTGAAATTGCCCAGCTTTGTGGGGCCATGTTGCAGGCTGCCAGCAGAGGAATGATCATTTTGGTGGACGGCTTCATTACATCGGCGGCTTTGCTGATTGCTGAAGCCATCGATGCCCATGTCCTGTCTTACTGCATATTTACCCATTGCTCTGATGAAAAGGGGCACGCCGCCATGCTAGATCATTTCAAAGCCATACCATTGCTCCAACTGGGCATGAGACTTGGCGAAGGATCTGGAGCAGCCTTGGCCTACCCTATCGTGGCATCGGCATGTGCCTTTCTAAATGAAATGGCCAGTTTTGACAGCGCGGGGGTAAGCAAAGAGAACCAATAA
- a CDS encoding adenosylcobinamide-GDP ribazoletransferase, whose product MRRELQAFFTALMFYTRIPCPSWVDHSEEYLRISRKYFPLIGWIIGGSSALILLLLYPLLPITIVLFLSIAVSIILTGAFHEDGFADTMDGFGGGWTKEKILAIMKDSRLGTFGAIGLMLILAIKFLAILELVKNIQESSYSFEFQQRILACFVSGHSVSRFVALTFFKTHQYAKLNDTIGSKSKPIAKGDFPTLDLFVASVFGFLPMALFQHYAVFLAIIPCFIAKWWMGRWFNKWIGGYTGDCLGAVQQVTEVIFYLSLLIIWKFA is encoded by the coding sequence ATGAGGAGAGAATTACAGGCCTTTTTTACAGCTTTGATGTTTTATACGCGGATACCGTGTCCCTCGTGGGTTGACCATTCTGAAGAATACCTTCGAATCTCCAGAAAGTACTTTCCTTTAATCGGCTGGATTATCGGGGGCAGTTCGGCGCTGATATTGTTACTATTATATCCACTATTACCCATCACCATTGTCCTATTTTTGTCCATTGCGGTAAGTATTATTTTGACCGGTGCATTTCATGAAGACGGTTTTGCTGACACCATGGATGGTTTTGGTGGCGGATGGACCAAGGAGAAGATCTTGGCCATCATGAAGGACAGCAGGCTGGGCACTTTCGGAGCGATAGGGCTTATGTTAATCCTCGCGATAAAATTTTTGGCCATATTGGAATTGGTCAAAAACATTCAAGAAAGCAGTTATTCCTTCGAGTTTCAGCAACGTATTCTTGCCTGCTTCGTCTCAGGACATTCCGTCAGCCGCTTTGTAGCGTTGACGTTTTTCAAAACCCACCAATATGCTAAGTTAAACGATACAATTGGCAGTAAGTCCAAACCCATTGCCAAGGGGGACTTCCCCACATTGGACCTGTTCGTTGCATCTGTTTTCGGCTTTTTGCCCATGGCACTTTTTCAGCATTATGCGGTATTCCTGGCCATTATCCCCTGTTTTATAGCCAAATGGTGGATGGGCCGATGGTTCAATAAATGGATTGGCGGTTATACGGGCGATTGCTTGGGAGCTGTACAGCAAGTGACCGAGGTTATTTTCTATTTGAGTCTGCTCATCATATGGAAATTCGCTTGA
- the cobC gene encoding alpha-ribazole phosphatase family protein encodes MEIRLIRHTRPAIPKGICYGQTDLLPADSFLEEVSTIKAQLVDAPSPMAIFTSPLLRCSRLAEALFPHHAITADPRLMELDFGQWEMKAWEEIPSAEITPWMEDFVRIPCTGGESYQQLYDRCVDFIVALRKQQLKNVTIITHAGPIRAIHAHFNDIALKDSFSLKVEYGEVLKLEDWKV; translated from the coding sequence ATGGAAATTCGCTTGATTCGCCATACCAGGCCAGCCATTCCCAAAGGGATTTGCTATGGCCAGACGGACCTGTTACCGGCTGACAGCTTCTTGGAAGAAGTGAGCACCATCAAAGCGCAGCTCGTCGATGCCCCCTCTCCCATGGCTATTTTCACCAGTCCCCTCCTTCGCTGTTCCCGTTTAGCGGAGGCATTGTTCCCTCACCATGCCATCACGGCGGATCCACGCTTGATGGAATTGGACTTTGGCCAATGGGAGATGAAAGCTTGGGAGGAGATTCCCTCTGCTGAAATCACCCCTTGGATGGAAGATTTTGTCCGCATCCCCTGCACTGGCGGAGAAAGCTACCAACAGCTGTATGATCGCTGTGTGGATTTCATCGTCGCGCTGCGCAAACAACAGCTCAAAAATGTCACCATCATCACCCATGCCGGCCCCATCCGCGCCATCCATGCCCATTTTAATGATATCGCCCTTAAAGACTCCTTTTCACTGAAAGTGGAGTATGGGGAGGTTTTAAAATTGGAGGATTGGAAGGTTTGA
- a CDS encoding SMP-30/gluconolactonase/LRE family protein, with product MNLKPMLIGWLLVTAFGCSDQQKTSQVSKHAIPTSSEKPFSIEILDDQALKVISRDATIERMASGFDWVEGPLWIGKGDYLLFSDIPRNKVYKMTSEGDTSTYLNRSGYSGEGAYSREPGSNALLLDKDNQLVLMQHGNRKVAKMKGGLDAPAPDFTSLVHDYQGKRLNSPNDGIFDKQGNLYFTDPPYGLPPRFAGKELSFQGIYCLKTNGTLVLLDSLSRPNGIALSPDEKHLFVANSDEKNAAWFQYPLEAPGEVDTRSLFYDATEEVLPGGRNGLPDGMKVHPKGYLFATGPDGIWIFDLKGKVLGKIHTGQLTSNCTFTDDYKHLYVTAHRDILRVDLK from the coding sequence ATGAATTTGAAACCAATGCTTATAGGGTGGCTGTTGGTCACGGCTTTCGGCTGTTCCGACCAGCAAAAAACTTCCCAAGTCTCCAAACATGCGATTCCTACCTCCTCGGAGAAGCCATTTTCCATCGAAATCCTGGATGATCAAGCCTTGAAGGTGATTTCCCGGGATGCTACTATCGAGCGGATGGCATCGGGGTTTGATTGGGTGGAAGGTCCCTTGTGGATAGGAAAAGGTGATTACCTATTATTTTCCGATATTCCCCGAAACAAAGTGTACAAGATGACTTCCGAAGGAGATACGAGTACATATCTGAACCGCTCCGGCTATTCGGGTGAGGGTGCGTATAGCCGGGAGCCCGGCTCCAATGCACTTCTGTTGGATAAGGATAATCAGTTAGTACTGATGCAGCATGGAAATCGAAAAGTAGCCAAAATGAAGGGAGGCCTTGATGCTCCAGCGCCTGATTTTACCAGCTTGGTTCATGATTATCAGGGCAAGAGGTTGAACAGTCCCAATGATGGCATTTTCGATAAACAGGGCAATCTGTATTTTACTGATCCTCCCTATGGCTTACCGCCACGATTTGCCGGGAAGGAATTGTCTTTTCAAGGGATCTATTGCCTAAAAACGAATGGGACGTTGGTGTTGCTGGATTCATTGTCCAGGCCAAATGGAATCGCGTTATCACCGGATGAGAAGCACTTGTTCGTTGCCAATTCGGATGAAAAAAATGCGGCATGGTTTCAATATCCTCTTGAAGCACCGGGCGAAGTGGATACGCGTTCGCTATTTTACGATGCCACCGAGGAGGTGCTTCCAGGGGGGCGAAATGGCCTTCCTGATGGGATGAAAGTGCACCCAAAAGGGTATTTGTTTGCTACGGGACCCGATGGCATTTGGATATTTGACCTGAAAGGCAAGGTGCTGGGAAAGATCCACACAGGACAGTTGACGTCCAACTGTACGTTTACCGATGATTATAAGCATCTATATGTGACGGCCCATAGAGACATTTTGCGTGTTGATTTGAAGTGA